Proteins from one Toxotes jaculatrix isolate fToxJac2 chromosome 13, fToxJac2.pri, whole genome shotgun sequence genomic window:
- the LOC121191675 gene encoding growth factor receptor-bound protein 10-like isoform X3, with the protein MPSCSPDCCLFQAVEIVKVWSEDGAGKVVEIPADMTARDVCQLLVYKSHCLDDNAWTLVEHHPILGLERCLEDHELVVQVQASMSSESKFLFRKNYAKYEFFRNPLNFFPEQMVAWCQESDGSIPQSQLLQNFLNSSSCPEVQGYLYMKEPGRKSWKKLYMFLRRSGLYCSTKGTSKEPRHLQLLSDLEDSNIFTIITGRKLHNAPTDYQFCIKPSKARSDCKELKMLCAEDEQSRTCWMTAFRLLKYGIVLYQSYSIPQQRKSNLSPFSAPVRSVSENSLVAMDFSGRTGRVIDNPVEAQSAALEEGQTWRKRSQRMNVLGSPSPLHPSSLSTVIHRTQVWFHGRIMREEAHKMIIQQGQVDGLFLLRDSQSNPKAFVLTLCHHQKIKHFQILPCEEDGQVFFSLDDGATKFTDLIHLVEFYQLNRGVLPCKLKHPCTAVAL; encoded by the exons ATGCCATCCTGCTCTCCAGACTGTTGCCTCTTTCAGGCTGTGGAG ATAGTGAAGGTGTGGAGTGAAGATGGGGCCGGTAAAGTGGTGGAGATCCCAGCAGACATGACGGCCAGAGACGTCTGCCAGCTCCTGGTCTACAAGAGCCACTGTCTGGACGACAATGCTTGGACGCTTGTGGAGCACCACCCCATCCTCGGCCTTG AGAGGTGTCTGGAGGACCACGAGCTGGTGGTTCAGGTTCAGGCCTCCATGAGCAGCGAAAGTAAATTCCTCTTCAGGAAGAACTATGCCAAATATGAATTCTTCAGGAACCCCCTG AACTTTTTTCCAGAGCAGATGGTGGCTTGGTGTCAGGAGTCTGATGGCTCAATCCCTCAGTCACAGCTCCTACAG AACTTTCTGAACTCCAGCAGCTGTCCAGAGGTTCAGGGCTATCTGTACATGAAGGAGCCTGGACGCAAGTCCTGGAAGAAGCTCTACATGTTCCTGCGTCGCTCGGGTCTCTACTGTTCTACTAAAGGAACATCCAAG GAGCCCCGgcatctgcagctgctgtcagatcTGGAAGACAGTAACATCTTCACCATCATCACAGGCAGAAAACTTCACAATGCCCCCACAGACTACCAGTTCTGCATCAAG CCCAGCAAAGCGAGGAGTGACTGTAAGGAGCTAAAGATGCTGTGTGCAGAGGACGAACAGAGCAGGACCTGCTGGATGACTGCCTTCAGACTGCTCAAA TATGGGATCGTACTGTATCAGAGCTACAGCATCCCCCAGCAGAGGAAGTCTAACCTTTCGCCTTTCTCGGCGCCTGTG CGGAGTGTATCTGAGAACTCCTTGGTCGCCATGGACTTCTCGGGACGGACCGGTCGCGTCATCGACAACCCCGTCGAGGCCCAGAGCGCCGCCCTGGAGGAGGGACAGACCTGGAGG AAGCGGAGCCAGCGTATGAATGTCCTGGGCAGTCCCAGCCCCCTGCACCCTTCCTCCCTGAGCACAG tgatCCACAGGACACAGGTATGGTTTCATGGTCGCATCATGAGAGAGGAAGCCCACAAAATGATCATCCAACAAGGCCAAGTAGACGG GTTGTTCCTGTTGCGGGACAGTCAAAGTAATCCCAAGGCATTCGTGCTCACCTTGTGCCACCACCAGAAGATCAAGCACTTCCAGATCCTACCG TGTGAGGAGGACGGACAGGTGTTCTTCAGCCTCGACGACGGCGCCACCAAGTTCACCGACCTGATTCACCTGGTGGAGTTCTACCAGCTCAACAGAGGAGTGCTGCCCTGCAAACTCAAACACCCTTGCACCGCCGTGGCCTTGTGA